The DNA segment AAATATCCGCCGCATGGCAGAAGTGGCGCGCTTGATGGTCGACGCCGGGTTGGTCGTGATCGTGGCGGCGATCTCGCCGTTTCGCGCGGAGCGAGAAGCAGCACGTGCGCTGTTCGCCGAGGGGGACTTTATCGAGGTGCATGTCAGTACTTCGTTCGACGTCTGTGCCCGTCGCGACCCGAAGGGCCTGTACCGGGCCGCGCGCGAGGGGCGAATCTCGAACTTCACGGGGATCGACAGTCCTTACGAAGCCCCTGATGCCGCCGAGTGTCGAATCGACACCGAAGATATCGAGTTATCCGCCGCCTGCCGGCAATTGGCTGCTCTTGTGGTCAAAAAACAAGCAAATTAAATAGCTGTTTCATCCTGTTGCAGGCTGCACTCAAGCCTGCGCCAACCCTGTGTTAATATCGCGCCCCTGTTCATTTTGTATGTGGGTTGCTCCATGAAGTTGTCCATGCCGCGATTCGATCAAGCCCCAGTCTTGGTGGTCGGCGATGTCATGCTCGACCGTTACTGGCATGGTGGAACCTCACGGATTTCCCCTGAGGCACCGGTTCCGGTTGTAAAAGTCGAGCAAATCGAAGACCGCCCGGGCGGTGCTGCCAACGTTGCCTTGAACATTGCCGCGCTGGGCGCGCCGGCGTCGCTGGTCGGTGTGACCGGTGACGACGAAGCCGCCGACAGCCTGAGCAACAGTCTCAAGGGCGCGGGCGTGCGTGCCCTGTTCCAGCGTATTGCGCATCAGCCGACCATCGTCAAGCTGCGGGTCATGAGCCGGCACCAGCAATTGCTGCGTATCGACTTCGAAGAACCGTTTGCCACCGATGCGCTGGCCTTGGCCTCGCAGGTCGATGATCTGCTCGAAGGCATCAAGGTGCTGGTGCTGTCGGACTACGGCAAAGGCGCGCTGAAGAATCATCAAGCCTTGATTCAGGCGGCACGTGCCAAAGGCATTCCGGTGCTGGCCGATCCCAAGGGCAAGGATTTTTCGATCTACCGTGGCGCCAGTCTGATCACGCCGAACCTCAGCGAATTCGAAGCCATCGTTGGCGGGTGCGCCGATGAGCACGAGCTGGTGAGCAAGGGCGCAGCCCTGATGCACGATCTCGAACTCGGCGCGCTGCTGGTCACTCGCGGTGAACACGGCATGACCCTGCTGCGCCCGGAGCATCCGGCGCTGCACTTGCCGGCCCGCGCCCGTGAAGTGTTCGACGTGACCGGTGCTGGCGACACAGTGATTTCGACCCTGGCGGCGGCGATTGCTGCCGGTGAAGAACTGCCGCACGCGGTGGCGCTGGCCAACCTGGCGGCCGGCATCGTGGTCGGCAAGCTCGGTACTGCAGCGATCAGCGCCCCGGAACTGCGCCGCGCGATTCAGCGTGAAGAAGGTTCGGAGCGTGGTGTTCTGGGGCTGGAGCAACTGGTGCTGGCAGTGGCCGATGCCCGTGCGCATAACGAGCGCATCGTCTTCACCAACGGCTGCTTCGACATTCTGCATGCCGGTCACGTGACCTACCTCGAACAGGCGCGCGCTCAGGGCGACCGTCTGATCGTGGCGATCAACGATGACGCCTCGGTCAGCCGCCTGAAAGGGCCGGGACGCCCGATCAACAGTGTCGACCGGCGCATGGCGGTACTCGCCGGCCTCGGTGCGGTGGACTGGGTGATCAGCTTCCCGGAAGGCACCCCGGAAAACCTGTTGCGCGAGGTCAAGCCGGATGTGCTGGTCAAGGGCGGTGATTACGGTATCGACCAGGTGGTCGGCGCCGATATCGTCAAGGCTTACGGCGGTACGGTGAAAGTGCTGGGTCTAGTGGAAAACAGCTCGACCACCGCGATCGTGGAAAAAATCCGCGGTAACTGATTCAAGCTAAAAAGATCGCCGCCTGCGACAGCTGCTACATTGGAATGCGTTTCCCTGTAGGAGCTGCCGCAGGCGGCGATCTTTTGCTTTTCAGGAACTGACTTTCTTGCGCGGTACGATCTTCTTCAGCAATTGCCTGGCCTTGCCGCGCAACCGCGCCAGTCCCGTGGGTTTCTCCGGCGGGGTCAGGCCTTGTTGGCGTAACCAGTCCTTCCAGCGAATCCGCTCGTCACGCACCAGCCAGCCATCCTGTCTGGCAAAGCTTTCGGCCAGATACAGACCGCGTGTGCCTGCCGGAGACAACTGACCTTTCTTCAAGGTATACAGCTCGGCCAGCGGTTCGCCGTCCTGCAACGGCATCAGGTACAGATCGGGGCGCTTGCGGTCCAGTCGCGCGACAAGCTGATCGCCTTCCAGTCGCTCATCGACGTGAAACAGGCTCAAGGATTTGACTTCCTTGGGCACCTCCAGGCGCAAGTCATAGATCAGTTGCAGCGATGCGGTCGGCAGATGCACGTAGGCCCGTGGCCGTTCGAGCAATTGCAGATTGGCGCAGCGCACCGGCCGCGCCGAACCGGATTGCGGCGTCAGGCGAAACGGCAGGGCCTCGCGGTAATGCAGGGCGGAGGAGTAGGGCGCGGGTAGCCAGGTGTCGTTGAAGCGTCCGCCGAGCCAGCCTTCCGGGGTTTCCAGCAGACACTCTTCGGCGATTTCCTGAATCGCCGTGTGCAACGGGATGTTCAGTTCTTGAGCAGGCACGTAACCGGAAATCAGCTTGAGCACCACATCGCCACGATCCTGCCGACGCTGGCGCACCAGCACCCAGTAATCGCGATTCTGCCAATGCAGGGTCAGGCGCACCGAGACCCCGAGATTGGCCAGCTCCACCGCGAAGCGCTCGGCATCCGCCACGCTCACCGGTTTGCGCCGTTGCAGGGTCTGGGCGAAATTCAGCGGCATGCCGACGCTCTGATACGTCAGGCCTTCGGGCGTGGCCTCGACGAACAGCGGCAGTGTCTTGAAGTTGCTCGGGTTCTTTCTGATGAGCGTGCGCGGCATG comes from the Pseudomonas sp. RSB 5.4 genome and includes:
- the cysC gene encoding adenylyl-sulfate kinase, with amino-acid sequence MNEALHASLSASAISPYGLALSNQARAMLKGQRPLCLWLTGLSGAGKSTLANALELSLHPLGLHTFLLDGDNVRNGLCRDLGMGDACRRENIRRMAEVARLMVDAGLVVIVAAISPFRAEREAARALFAEGDFIEVHVSTSFDVCARRDPKGLYRAAREGRISNFTGIDSPYEAPDAAECRIDTEDIELSAACRQLAALVVKKQAN
- the hldE gene encoding bifunctional D-glycero-beta-D-manno-heptose-7-phosphate kinase/D-glycero-beta-D-manno-heptose 1-phosphate adenylyltransferase HldE, yielding MKLSMPRFDQAPVLVVGDVMLDRYWHGGTSRISPEAPVPVVKVEQIEDRPGGAANVALNIAALGAPASLVGVTGDDEAADSLSNSLKGAGVRALFQRIAHQPTIVKLRVMSRHQQLLRIDFEEPFATDALALASQVDDLLEGIKVLVLSDYGKGALKNHQALIQAARAKGIPVLADPKGKDFSIYRGASLITPNLSEFEAIVGGCADEHELVSKGAALMHDLELGALLVTRGEHGMTLLRPEHPALHLPARAREVFDVTGAGDTVISTLAAAIAAGEELPHAVALANLAAGIVVGKLGTAAISAPELRRAIQREEGSERGVLGLEQLVLAVADARAHNERIVFTNGCFDILHAGHVTYLEQARAQGDRLIVAINDDASVSRLKGPGRPINSVDRRMAVLAGLGAVDWVISFPEGTPENLLREVKPDVLVKGGDYGIDQVVGADIVKAYGGTVKVLGLVENSSTTAIVEKIRGN